The Ptychodera flava strain L36383 unplaced genomic scaffold, AS_Pfla_20210202 Scaffold_37__1_contigs__length_1687728_pilon, whole genome shotgun sequence genome contains a region encoding:
- the LOC139127785 gene encoding uncharacterized protein, producing MNKINAFHNACLRRICRIFWPNKISNKELYKSTKNESLVIEIQRRRLRWLGHVFRMNQNRVPKTALRWPPPGKRRQGRPKTTWHRTVMAELKEMGLTWGEAHHAAKNRERWRQLVIALCPTRDEED from the coding sequence ATGAACAAGATCAATGCCTTCCACAATGCGTGCCTGCGACGGATCTGCCGCATCTTCTGGCCAAACAAGATCTCGAACAAAGAACTCTACAAGAGCACAAAGAATGAGAGCCTGGTGATCGAGATCCAACGCCGGCGGCTTAGATGGCTTGGTCACGTCTTCAGAATGAACCAAAATCGCGTGCCAAAGACTGCCTTACGATGGCCTCCACCTGGGAAGAGGAGGCAGGGTCGGCCTAAAACCACCTGGCACCGCACGGTGATGGCTGAGCTGAAGGAGATGGGTCTGACCTGGGGCGAGGCACATCATGCAGCCAAGAATAGAGAAAGGTGGAGGCAACTTGTCATTGCCTTATGTCCCACCCGGGACGAAGAGGACTGA